A stretch of the Sulfurimonas sp. HSL3-1 genome encodes the following:
- a CDS encoding 2-oxoacid:ferredoxin oxidoreductase subunit alpha: MADKMELRDVEVWDGNMAASQALRQVQIDVVAAYPITPSTPIVENYGNYLANGYIDGEFVMVESEHAAMSGCIGAAAAGGRVATATSSQGFALMVETLYQASGMRLPIILNVVNRALAAPLNVNGDHSDMYLGRDSGWIQFDAYNPQHAYDLNFIAFRVAEDHEIRLPAMVHQDGFLTSHTAQGVKTMDDDTAYNFVGEFKPMNDMLDLDHPVTHGVQTEEDWHFEHKARQHNDLMTKVFPKIEAAFDAFEKMTGRRYNIVETYKTEDADAVVVCMGTSVETAYEVADELRADGKKVGVIGIRVVRPWPHAQIAEALKGIKAIGALDRSSPNGTFGMLYNELAGTVVNSGEVKVLTNYVYGLGGRDLTKVHLREIYAELLANAEAGKPTTPLQQLIGVRGPKISFH; encoded by the coding sequence ATGGCAGATAAAATGGAACTGCGCGACGTCGAGGTCTGGGACGGTAATATGGCCGCCAGCCAGGCACTGCGCCAGGTACAGATCGACGTCGTCGCGGCGTACCCGATCACCCCTTCGACCCCTATTGTCGAGAACTACGGTAACTATCTGGCAAACGGCTATATCGACGGCGAGTTCGTCATGGTCGAGTCCGAGCACGCGGCGATGTCCGGCTGTATCGGTGCTGCCGCAGCGGGCGGCCGTGTCGCCACGGCGACCTCTTCCCAGGGCTTTGCCCTGATGGTCGAGACCCTTTACCAAGCATCCGGTATGCGTCTGCCGATTATCCTGAACGTCGTCAACCGTGCCCTGGCCGCACCGCTGAACGTCAACGGCGACCACTCCGATATGTACCTCGGACGCGACAGCGGCTGGATTCAGTTCGATGCGTATAACCCGCAGCACGCCTATGACCTGAACTTCATCGCTTTCCGCGTCGCGGAAGACCATGAGATTCGCCTGCCGGCCATGGTCCACCAGGACGGCTTCCTGACGTCGCATACGGCGCAGGGTGTCAAAACAATGGACGATGACACTGCTTATAACTTCGTCGGCGAATTCAAGCCGATGAACGATATGCTCGACCTCGACCACCCGGTCACGCACGGTGTCCAGACCGAAGAGGACTGGCACTTCGAGCACAAAGCGCGCCAGCACAATGACCTGATGACGAAGGTCTTCCCGAAGATCGAAGCTGCATTCGATGCGTTCGAAAAAATGACGGGCCGCCGCTATAACATCGTTGAAACGTACAAGACGGAAGATGCGGATGCGGTTGTCGTCTGTATGGGAACCTCCGTTGAAACGGCGTACGAAGTGGCCGATGAGCTGCGTGCCGACGGCAAGAAAGTCGGCGTAATCGGTATCCGTGTCGTCCGTCCGTGGCCGCACGCGCAGATCGCAGAGGCCCTCAAGGGGATCAAAGCGATCGGTGCCCTTGACCGCTCTTCGCCGAACGGTACCTTCGGGATGCTCTACAACGAACTGGCCGGTACGGTCGTTAACAGCGGTGAAGTGAAAGTCCTGACGAACTACGTCTACGGCCTCGGCGGCCGTGACCTCACCAAAGTCCATCTGCGCGAAATCTACGCAGAGCTGCTTGCCAATGCGGAAGCCGGCAAGCCGACGACACCGCTGCAGCAGCTGATCGGGGTCCGCGGACCGAAGATCAGCTTCCACTAA
- a CDS encoding YifB family Mg chelatase-like AAA ATPase — MKQLKCATLEGIDALPVTVESTLTRGLPSFTVVGLASSSISEARERVKSALLANDFTFPPKRITINLSPSDVEKHGSQFDLAMALLIALDSSERDFPEWYAFGELGLDGTVKENLLLYPLILSLANRGLLRNALVPMVALDKLSNIPGITFVGAATLKDAIAFFKEEEHTDVRPAVPRPIPFPHQTLQDVRYYYQKRYPEDFREIRGQEVAKRAALISACGMHNLLLEGSPGSGKSMIAKRLRHILPPMTDRELLDIAKLDVLEGRTPHFAPLRPFRAPHHSGTSASIFGGGSHRAQIGEVGLAHNGILFFDELPHFSKQVLEALREPLEDRRIRISRVHSKVEYPTDFLFVSAMNPCPCGNLLNDALECRCSDLEIRRYRSRLSDPFLDRIDLYVQMQPVRAEDSASLTSEAMHETVLRVHALQRSRGQQALNGRLDDAGIDAYCRLDAESGTLLSQAVQRFALSFRAIKKIQRVARTIADIEGSPEIATVHLLEALSYRRRA, encoded by the coding sequence ATGAAACAGCTCAAATGTGCCACCCTCGAAGGCATCGACGCGCTTCCGGTCACGGTTGAGTCTACGCTGACACGCGGTCTTCCCTCCTTCACCGTTGTCGGCCTGGCCTCCTCCTCAATATCCGAGGCGCGGGAACGGGTCAAAAGCGCCCTGCTGGCAAACGACTTCACCTTCCCGCCCAAACGCATCACCATCAATCTCAGTCCCAGCGATGTTGAAAAACACGGCAGCCAGTTCGACCTCGCCATGGCCCTCCTGATCGCCCTGGACAGTTCCGAACGGGACTTCCCCGAGTGGTACGCGTTCGGAGAGCTGGGTCTTGACGGCACTGTCAAGGAGAACCTCCTGCTCTATCCGCTGATTCTCTCCCTGGCCAACAGGGGGCTGCTGCGCAACGCCCTCGTCCCGATGGTGGCCCTCGATAAACTCTCCAATATTCCCGGGATCACCTTTGTCGGTGCGGCAACGCTTAAAGACGCCATCGCCTTTTTCAAAGAGGAGGAGCATACAGACGTCCGGCCGGCGGTACCGAGACCCATCCCCTTCCCCCATCAGACGCTTCAGGATGTCCGCTACTATTATCAGAAACGCTATCCAGAGGACTTTAGGGAGATTCGCGGCCAGGAGGTCGCGAAACGCGCCGCGCTCATCAGTGCGTGCGGGATGCACAACCTTCTCCTCGAAGGAAGCCCCGGTTCCGGGAAGTCGATGATCGCCAAGCGGCTGCGCCATATTTTACCGCCCATGACGGATCGCGAACTCCTTGATATCGCTAAACTCGATGTCCTCGAAGGGAGAACGCCCCATTTCGCGCCGCTGCGTCCTTTCAGGGCTCCGCACCACAGCGGCACCTCCGCCTCCATTTTCGGCGGCGGCAGCCACAGGGCCCAGATCGGCGAGGTGGGGCTGGCCCATAACGGTATCCTCTTCTTTGACGAACTCCCCCACTTCTCCAAACAGGTGCTCGAAGCCCTGCGCGAACCCCTGGAGGACAGACGCATCCGCATCTCGCGCGTTCACTCGAAGGTGGAGTACCCGACGGATTTCCTCTTCGTCTCGGCTATGAACCCCTGTCCCTGCGGTAACCTGCTGAACGACGCGCTGGAGTGCCGCTGCAGCGATCTGGAGATCAGGCGCTACCGCTCCAGGCTCTCCGACCCTTTCCTCGACCGCATCGATCTCTATGTACAGATGCAGCCCGTCCGGGCCGAGGACAGCGCTTCGCTCACCTCGGAAGCGATGCACGAGACGGTGCTGCGTGTCCACGCCCTGCAGCGCTCGCGCGGGCAGCAGGCGCTCAACGGACGCCTCGACGACGCCGGTATCGACGCCTACTGCCGCCTGGACGCTGAAAGCGGCACCCTGCTCTCCCAGGCCGTGCAGCGCTTCGCACTCTCCTTCCGCGCCATCAAAAAGATTCAGAGAGTCGCCCGTACCATCGCCGACATCGAAGGGAGCCCGGAGATCGCCACGGTCCATCTCCTGGAGGCCCTCAGTTACCGCCGGCGGGCCTGA
- the luxS gene encoding S-ribosylhomocysteine lyase, whose product MPLLDSFTVDHTIMPAPAVRKAKGMKTPCGDAITVFDLRFCKPNEEIMPERGIHTLEHLFAGFMRDHLNGNNVEIIDVSPMGCRTGFYMSVIGTPEEARVAEAWEASMKDVLGVEHQEDIPELNLYQCGTCKMHSLDEAKAIASGVLDKGVGVMDNDALKLDLSKVEKAVC is encoded by the coding sequence ATGCCTCTGCTTGACAGTTTTACGGTCGACCATACCATCATGCCCGCACCGGCAGTACGCAAGGCCAAAGGGATGAAGACTCCCTGCGGAGATGCCATTACGGTCTTTGACCTTCGTTTTTGCAAACCGAACGAGGAGATCATGCCCGAGCGCGGTATTCATACGCTCGAACATCTCTTTGCCGGATTTATGCGCGACCACCTCAACGGCAACAACGTGGAGATCATCGACGTCTCCCCGATGGGGTGCCGTACCGGGTTTTACATGAGCGTGATCGGTACGCCGGAGGAGGCGCGTGTCGCCGAAGCCTGGGAAGCATCGATGAAGGACGTTCTCGGTGTTGAACACCAAGAAGATATCCCCGAACTCAACCTCTACCAATGCGGCACCTGCAAGATGCACTCCCTCGACGAGGCCAAGGCGATCGCGTCGGGCGTGCTGGACAAAGGGGTCGGCGTCATGGACAACGATGCGCTGAAACTGGACCTCTCCAAGGTTGAAAAGGCGGTCTGCTGA
- a CDS encoding pyruvate flavodoxin oxidoreductase subunit gamma: MLEIRWHSRAGQGAVTGAKGLADVVSTTGKHVQAFAFYGSAKRGAAMTAYNRVDDHEILNHEKYMNPDFVFVIDPALVYTTDVTINDKPETVYIITTHMSTEDLVASQPKLDGKKVYTVDCIKIAQETIGRAIPNTPMLGAFMKISGMYDIEFFKDSMKRILAKLPPKIVDANMDAIQRAYDEVK, from the coding sequence ATGCTCGAAATCAGATGGCACAGCCGTGCGGGACAAGGTGCTGTAACCGGCGCCAAAGGACTGGCGGATGTTGTTTCCACGACCGGAAAGCATGTACAGGCCTTCGCCTTTTATGGCTCTGCGAAGCGCGGGGCGGCTATGACCGCCTATAACCGCGTTGACGACCATGAAATTCTTAATCATGAAAAATATATGAACCCCGACTTCGTCTTCGTTATCGACCCGGCATTGGTCTATACGACAGACGTGACAATCAACGACAAGCCGGAGACGGTCTACATCATTACAACCCATATGAGCACGGAAGACCTGGTGGCATCCCAGCCCAAGCTCGACGGGAAAAAAGTTTACACTGTCGACTGTATCAAGATCGCTCAGGAAACGATCGGCCGTGCAATTCCGAATACACCGATGCTCGGTGCTTTCATGAAGATTTCCGGCATGTACGACATTGAGTTTTTCAAGGACAGTATGAAACGCATTCTTGCCAAGCTGCCGCCGAAAATCGTTGATGCGAACATGGACGCGATCCAGCGTGCCTACGACGAAGTGAAATAA
- a CDS encoding DUF4395 domain-containing protein, producing the protein MAAACPVALIKIDENLVRLQAFFVVIAVAAFLWSDSFWLLALLVYDFAVRVLGAPKGSPFFLTSRAVVKRLPVSAKPVDAGPKKFAAKIGLVFVITALLLAVGGYVEAATWLMGVMALFALLEAACGFCVGCKLYALCLPLFSRQ; encoded by the coding sequence ATGGCTGCTGCATGCCCCGTGGCACTGATAAAAATAGATGAGAACCTGGTAAGACTGCAGGCCTTTTTTGTGGTAATAGCTGTCGCCGCTTTTTTGTGGAGCGACTCATTCTGGCTGCTGGCGCTGCTGGTGTATGATTTCGCGGTACGCGTTTTGGGGGCACCGAAGGGGAGCCCTTTCTTCCTGACAAGTCGAGCGGTCGTGAAACGTTTGCCTGTATCGGCGAAGCCGGTGGATGCCGGTCCGAAGAAATTCGCGGCGAAAATCGGACTGGTTTTCGTCATCACGGCCCTGCTGCTTGCGGTGGGAGGTTACGTTGAGGCTGCGACATGGCTGATGGGCGTGATGGCGCTTTTTGCGTTGCTGGAAGCCGCCTGCGGCTTTTGTGTGGGGTGTAAACTCTATGCGCTCTGTCTGCCGCTCTTTTCGCGGCAGTAG
- a CDS encoding L,D-transpeptidase family protein: MSTVLKACLLIGTQVVALETAEEANRTQPVPVAAGPVAALIRSVADENATAKPEMPALAPAAKRFYAERGFAPFWSRDSRLLPGADTLWLMIDGIADEGLDPYTPSYHLSRIQSLRQEEGNETLQLAQLDVLLTDAFFALGHDLHYGHAYGADLNATHEFDNSLLEPAALLSEHVAQGGVQDVLLSVAPNHIGYQRLRTALAEYRRIADAGGWSTHAADYADDANVYRRLAMTGDLVDPPSEDEAEETERLRDAVKRFQRRHGITADGIVGPVTSAKMAQSPSALMKKIRLNMERWKWLPPHNGGPYIIVNIPGFTLEVMQDDEPLLTMQAIVGRRERETPTFASMMRYIVLNPYWRVPVTILNEDLIPKLQTDPHYLAVKHIKIFAADDTDESHPIDPMTIDWRQWRESDTSRYTFREDPGAKNPLGYVKFLFQNPYDIYIHDTPSQSLFKNGNGTFSSGCIRVRKPMELAHYLLALDDPDITYKALLTQLLTGENRWVRLARPVPVYITYQTARVDEEGVVYFYNDIYKYDRKLSHYLKKY; the protein is encoded by the coding sequence GTGAGCACTGTTCTGAAGGCGTGCCTGCTCATCGGCACGCAGGTTGTTGCCCTTGAGACGGCAGAGGAGGCCAACCGTACGCAACCCGTACCGGTCGCTGCAGGCCCCGTCGCAGCACTGATCCGCAGCGTGGCGGATGAAAACGCCACCGCCAAACCGGAGATGCCTGCGCTGGCGCCCGCGGCAAAGCGTTTTTATGCCGAACGCGGCTTCGCGCCCTTCTGGAGCCGCGACAGCCGTCTCCTTCCCGGGGCGGACACGCTCTGGCTGATGATCGACGGCATCGCGGACGAAGGGCTCGACCCCTATACGCCCTCCTACCATCTGAGCAGGATCCAATCCCTCCGCCAGGAGGAGGGGAATGAAACGCTGCAGCTTGCACAGCTTGACGTACTGCTCACCGATGCTTTTTTTGCGCTTGGACACGATCTGCATTACGGCCATGCCTACGGGGCGGATCTCAATGCCACCCATGAATTCGACAACAGCCTCCTCGAGCCGGCCGCCCTCCTGAGCGAGCATGTCGCTCAGGGCGGCGTACAGGATGTCCTGCTCTCAGTCGCACCGAACCATATCGGTTATCAGCGGCTGCGTACGGCCCTCGCCGAGTATCGGAGGATCGCCGACGCGGGAGGCTGGAGCACCCATGCAGCAGACTACGCTGACGACGCTAATGTCTACCGCCGTCTCGCCATGACCGGCGACCTGGTCGATCCTCCCTCCGAAGACGAAGCGGAGGAGACGGAGCGGCTGCGCGACGCCGTCAAACGTTTCCAGCGACGCCACGGCATCACGGCCGACGGCATCGTTGGTCCGGTCACGTCGGCGAAGATGGCCCAGTCCCCATCGGCGCTCATGAAGAAGATCCGCCTCAATATGGAGCGGTGGAAATGGCTGCCGCCCCACAACGGGGGTCCCTATATCATCGTCAATATCCCCGGTTTCACCCTGGAAGTCATGCAGGATGATGAACCGCTGCTCACCATGCAGGCGATCGTCGGCCGCCGCGAGCGCGAAACCCCGACCTTCGCTTCCATGATGCGCTACATCGTTCTCAACCCCTATTGGCGCGTACCGGTAACGATCCTCAACGAAGATCTCATTCCGAAACTCCAGACCGATCCCCACTACCTTGCCGTTAAACATATCAAGATTTTCGCCGCCGACGATACCGATGAAAGCCATCCCATCGACCCTATGACCATCGACTGGAGACAATGGCGGGAGAGCGACACCAGTCGCTATACTTTCCGTGAAGACCCCGGCGCGAAAAACCCGCTGGGTTACGTCAAGTTCCTCTTTCAGAACCCCTATGACATCTATATTCACGATACGCCTTCGCAATCACTCTTCAAAAACGGCAACGGTACCTTCAGCTCCGGCTGCATCCGGGTCAGAAAGCCGATGGAGCTGGCCCATTACCTTCTCGCCCTCGATGATCCGGACATCACCTACAAAGCGCTCCTGACACAGCTGTTGACGGGCGAGAACCGCTGGGTCCGTCTCGCCCGCCCAGTCCCCGTCTATATCACCTACCAGACCGCGCGCGTCGATGAAGAGGGCGTGGTCTATTTCTACAACGACATCTACAAGTACGATCGAAAACTCAGCCATTACCTTAAAAAATACTGA
- a CDS encoding M23 family metallopeptidase produces the protein MRLSLSVLLLLCVLLPAAATEIANGQTAMISLAADDDARLFYRGKEIPLLQHPADPDQRIALIPVGYRTAPGEKQLHRLSPQGDELIPFRIIDGGYPSETLHVQPSKVKPNPEQQKRVSREYREAMAIYGRFTPQRYWSTPFALPMESNVTSIFGTARLFNGSLRSFHSGTDFRAKPGTPVYAVNDGVVVLAKERYYAGNSVLVDHGEGLYSCYYHLSRIDVKVGDKVAKGAPIGLSGSTGRVTGPHLHFAVMLQGVQVDPMQLLSTLNGLFRETKTARLDTSRAADAE, from the coding sequence ATGCGGTTATCTCTTAGCGTCCTGCTGCTGTTATGCGTGCTGCTGCCGGCAGCGGCGACAGAGATCGCCAACGGTCAGACCGCCATGATCAGCCTTGCCGCCGATGACGATGCGAGGCTCTTCTACCGGGGGAAAGAGATCCCGTTGCTGCAGCATCCGGCCGATCCCGATCAACGCATTGCCCTTATTCCCGTCGGGTACCGCACCGCACCGGGAGAGAAGCAGTTGCACCGTCTCAGTCCGCAAGGGGACGAACTGATCCCTTTCCGCATCATCGACGGCGGCTACCCCTCTGAAACCCTTCATGTCCAGCCCTCCAAGGTCAAACCGAATCCCGAACAGCAGAAACGTGTCTCGAGGGAGTACCGTGAAGCGATGGCGATCTACGGTCGCTTTACGCCGCAGCGCTACTGGTCCACACCCTTCGCCCTTCCGATGGAGAGCAATGTCACCAGCATTTTCGGCACGGCAAGGCTCTTCAACGGCAGCCTCAGGAGTTTTCATTCCGGCACCGACTTCCGGGCCAAGCCCGGCACCCCCGTTTATGCCGTCAACGACGGCGTGGTCGTACTCGCCAAGGAGCGCTATTACGCCGGGAACTCCGTGCTTGTCGACCACGGGGAGGGGCTTTACAGCTGCTACTACCACCTCAGCCGTATCGACGTCAAGGTCGGCGACAAAGTCGCCAAGGGAGCACCGATCGGGCTCAGCGGCAGTACCGGCCGCGTAACCGGTCCGCATCTGCATTTTGCCGTGATGCTGCAGGGCGTCCAGGTCGATCCGATGCAGCTGCTCTCAACGCTCAACGGCCTTTTCCGGGAGACCAAAACAGCGCGGCTTGATACGTCACGCGCAGCGGACGCCGAATAA
- a CDS encoding HAD family hydrolase produces MMTILFDLDGTLIDSTEAILESFHRTFDVLGGEHPSDAEIKALIGHTLDDMYLRVGIAPEAVEVYVRTYKEHYRRISTLKTVLLPQAREAIEAASAVARLGIVTTKTGLYSRELMEHFGVMDAFEVLIGREDVTHAKPHPEPVLTALERMGGDPARSWLIGDTRLDAEAARRAGVSCVGVLSGYDNEEQLRLLTPFIEKNALEAVRYIANKGRNVTF; encoded by the coding sequence ATGATGACGATTCTTTTTGACCTGGACGGTACGCTGATCGATTCGACCGAAGCGATCCTCGAGAGCTTTCACCGCACCTTTGACGTCCTGGGGGGCGAGCACCCTTCTGACGCCGAGATCAAGGCGCTGATAGGGCACACGCTGGATGACATGTACCTGCGTGTCGGGATCGCCCCCGAGGCGGTAGAGGTGTATGTCCGAACCTACAAAGAGCACTATCGCCGCATCTCAACGCTTAAAACGGTGCTGCTGCCGCAGGCGCGTGAAGCGATCGAAGCCGCTTCGGCCGTCGCGCGGCTGGGGATCGTCACGACAAAGACCGGGCTCTACTCCCGGGAGCTGATGGAACATTTCGGGGTGATGGACGCCTTCGAGGTGCTGATCGGCCGGGAGGACGTGACCCATGCCAAACCGCACCCCGAACCGGTGTTGACGGCGCTGGAACGGATGGGGGGCGATCCGGCCCGCAGTTGGCTCATCGGAGACACCCGTCTGGATGCGGAAGCGGCACGCCGGGCCGGGGTGAGTTGCGTCGGTGTTTTAAGCGGATATGATAACGAAGAGCAATTACGCTTATTAACGCCGTTTATAGAAAAAAATGCCCTTGAAGCGGTCCGATACATCGCAAACAAGGGGAGAAACGTAACGTTTTGA
- a CDS encoding DUF882 domain-containing protein: protein MAFEQAMDRRAFLKLGGAAALAAALPNTLFGSTADAYEKTLSFYNIHTGESLKTTFWAEGSFIPESLVDINKILRDYRTGTEIAMDTELLDLLYAIRTKLDSKEAFHIISGYRSPKTNAMLHNNTSGVAKKSLHMLGQAIDINLPGTELSMLRKAAVSEKVGGVGYYPDSHFVHVDSGRVRYW, encoded by the coding sequence ATGGCGTTTGAACAGGCAATGGATCGCAGAGCGTTTTTGAAACTGGGCGGGGCGGCGGCCCTAGCGGCCGCCCTTCCGAACACACTGTTCGGCAGTACAGCCGACGCGTATGAGAAAACGCTCTCTTTTTACAACATTCATACGGGTGAAAGCCTCAAAACCACTTTTTGGGCCGAAGGCAGTTTTATCCCGGAATCCCTCGTCGATATCAATAAGATCCTGAGGGACTACCGGACGGGCACGGAGATCGCGATGGATACCGAACTCCTTGACCTGCTCTACGCCATCCGTACCAAACTCGACAGCAAAGAGGCCTTTCACATCATTTCAGGCTACCGCTCGCCGAAGACGAATGCCATGCTGCACAACAACACCTCCGGCGTCGCGAAAAAAAGCCTCCATATGCTTGGCCAAGCGATCGACATCAACCTTCCGGGCACGGAGCTCTCCATGCTTCGCAAAGCCGCCGTCAGTGAAAAAGTCGGCGGGGTCGGTTACTATCCCGACTCCCACTTCGTCCACGTCGACAGCGGCCGCGTCCGCTACTGGTAA
- a CDS encoding 4Fe-4S dicluster-binding protein, whose product MNNGWNDFEIGAMLRSFDGAVNDVATTLQEDRPYSKSNSFTASVADWRIEKPIFNKDYCIDCQFCWIYCPDISIISRDKKMVGVDYDHCKGCGICVEVCPTNPKSLLMFAEQEDEDKALAGWPEKEKKEN is encoded by the coding sequence ATGAACAACGGATGGAACGATTTTGAAATCGGCGCAATGCTGCGCTCCTTCGACGGTGCGGTCAATGATGTCGCTACGACACTTCAGGAAGACCGCCCCTACTCCAAATCGAACTCCTTTACGGCGAGTGTCGCAGACTGGCGTATCGAAAAACCGATCTTTAACAAGGACTACTGTATCGACTGTCAGTTCTGTTGGATCTACTGCCCGGATATCTCCATTATTTCCCGGGACAAGAAGATGGTCGGCGTCGACTATGATCACTGCAAAGGCTGCGGTATCTGTGTTGAGGTATGCCCGACGAACCCGAAATCCCTGCTGATGTTTGCCGAGCAGGAAGATGAAGACAAAGCACTTGCCGGCTGGCCGGAAAAAGAGAAGAAGGAGAACTAA
- a CDS encoding YeiH family protein, translating to MAFSKEKRKGTISGIIFVAIVAAAATYIAALAPVAKLGISPLVVGIVIGIFYANTLHNHFPEAWESGIVFSGKKILRFAIVFYGFRITFQQIAEVGIEGFMVSLIMLGSTFILGTWLGSKIFGLDRDTAMLTASGASVCGAAAVLATEPVLKAEEHKAAIAVSMVVLFGTIAMFLYPALYSAGVFDMTPREFGIYVGGTIHEVAQVVAVGGAYGTEASDAAVIVKMTRVIMIAPMLILLGIYLSYAAKKSGGEGGVIKLVIPWFAVYFVGMAGVNSLIHGYVHGGASEAVAGLITSTIAYVNEIDTFLLTMAMTALGMGTRFAKFKGLGLKPIYAAGAMFVWLVVGGYFITKAVVATF from the coding sequence ATGGCTTTTTCCAAAGAGAAACGCAAAGGGACGATCAGCGGCATCATCTTCGTCGCGATCGTTGCCGCCGCCGCCACCTATATTGCGGCGCTGGCCCCGGTAGCGAAACTGGGGATCTCCCCCTTGGTTGTGGGTATCGTGATCGGTATCTTCTATGCGAATACGCTGCATAACCATTTCCCGGAAGCGTGGGAGAGCGGGATCGTCTTCTCCGGTAAAAAAATCCTCCGTTTCGCCATTGTCTTTTACGGTTTCCGTATTACCTTCCAGCAGATCGCCGAGGTCGGTATCGAAGGGTTCATGGTCTCGCTGATCATGCTGGGTTCAACCTTCATCCTCGGGACATGGCTCGGGAGCAAGATCTTCGGTCTTGACCGTGATACCGCGATGCTGACGGCATCCGGCGCTTCCGTCTGCGGTGCAGCGGCGGTCCTGGCGACGGAGCCGGTCCTCAAAGCGGAAGAGCACAAAGCGGCGATCGCCGTCTCCATGGTCGTCTTGTTCGGTACGATCGCGATGTTCCTCTACCCGGCACTTTACAGTGCAGGGGTCTTTGACATGACGCCGCGCGAATTCGGTATCTATGTGGGCGGCACGATCCACGAGGTCGCGCAGGTCGTCGCCGTCGGTGGTGCCTACGGTACGGAGGCGAGCGATGCAGCCGTCATCGTTAAAATGACCCGGGTCATCATGATCGCCCCGATGCTGATCCTTCTGGGGATCTACCTCTCCTATGCCGCGAAGAAAAGCGGCGGCGAAGGCGGTGTGATCAAGCTCGTCATCCCCTGGTTCGCTGTCTACTTCGTAGGGATGGCCGGTGTCAACTCCCTGATTCACGGCTACGTTCACGGCGGTGCGAGCGAAGCGGTCGCGGGGCTGATCACGTCGACGATCGCCTATGTAAACGAGATCGATACCTTCTTGTTGACGATGGCCATGACGGCACTCGGTATGGGAACGCGTTTCGCGAAGTTCAAAGGCCTTGGCCTCAAGCCGATCTACGCCGCCGGTGCGATGTTCGTCTGGCTCGTTGTCGGCGGTTACTTCATCACCAAAGCGGTCGTCGCTACGTTCTAG
- a CDS encoding thiamine pyrophosphate-dependent enzyme, with protein MSEMKKIKNLKEFSTSADRFEGANLLCPGCAHSIIVREVLNATNDDLILAASTGCLEVCTAVYPYTSWDASWIHIGFENGSTAVAGAEAMYKALKRKGRLKQPDREPKFVAFGGDGASYDIGFQWISGCFERGHNMMYVVLDNEVYANTGGQRSSSTPIGASTTTAPAGRVSYGEKMHKKNMMQIMAAHGSPYVAQVAPNKWKDMVKKIQTGFATEGPVFINAMSACTTEWKFLPEDTIAISDLATDSLVFPLYEIIDGTKLNITYRPKNVIPVKDYLGAQGRFKHLFKPENKHVLDEWQARVDRDWEYLQRREEASV; from the coding sequence ATGAGCGAAATGAAAAAGATTAAAAACCTTAAAGAGTTTTCAACCTCCGCGGACCGTTTCGAGGGGGCAAACCTCCTCTGTCCGGGGTGTGCGCACTCTATCATCGTCCGCGAAGTTCTCAATGCGACGAACGATGACCTGATCCTTGCGGCATCGACAGGCTGTCTGGAAGTCTGTACGGCGGTTTACCCCTATACGTCATGGGACGCTTCCTGGATCCATATCGGCTTCGAGAACGGCTCCACGGCCGTTGCGGGTGCCGAGGCGATGTATAAGGCTCTCAAACGCAAAGGGCGCCTGAAGCAGCCCGACCGCGAGCCGAAATTCGTTGCGTTCGGCGGCGACGGCGCCTCTTACGACATCGGTTTCCAGTGGATCTCCGGCTGTTTCGAACGCGGTCACAACATGATGTACGTCGTACTCGACAACGAAGTCTACGCCAATACCGGCGGACAGCGCTCCTCTTCCACACCGATCGGTGCGAGCACGACAACGGCCCCGGCGGGTCGCGTCAGCTACGGCGAGAAGATGCACAAGAAAAACATGATGCAGATCATGGCGGCGCACGGCTCACCGTACGTTGCGCAGGTTGCACCGAACAAGTGGAAAGATATGGTCAAGAAGATCCAGACCGGTTTCGCGACCGAAGGCCCGGTCTTCATCAACGCCATGTCCGCCTGTACGACGGAGTGGAAGTTCCTTCCCGAAGATACGATTGCGATCTCCGATCTGGCGACGGACTCCCTGGTCTTCCCGCTCTACGAGATCATCGACGGTACAAAGCTCAACATCACCTACCGTCCGAAAAATGTCATCCCGGTCAAGGACTATCTCGGTGCGCAGGGGCGCTTCAAGCACCTCTTCAAACCGGAGAACAAGCATGTCCTCGACGAGTGGCAAGCTCGCGTCGACCGCGACTGGGAATACCTCCAGCGCCGCGAAGAGGCCAGTGTCTAA